CCGCCGTTATTTAATGCCCTTCGCGTTTGAGGTCTTCGCCCGTAATGAGGCGGGTGAGATCGTTCACATGGTCATACAGGGTTTCCGCCTGCGCGTTCAGCTCTTCCGCCGCGGCGGCCGATTCCTCGGCGGTGGCGGCGTTCTGCTGCGTTACCTTGTCCATCTGGGAGACCGCCTGATTGACCTGTTGCACGCCGTTCGACTGCTCGGTGCTGGCAATGGCGATCTGGGCAACACCGCTTCCCACTTTTTTCGTCGATTCGGATATTTTTTCAAAGTTCTCGGCGAGTTTTTTCACTATTCCCTCGCCATTGCCCGCCTGCCGCACGGCGTTTTCTATGAGCGCGGCGGTATCCTTGGCGGCGGTGGCGGAACGCTGCGCCAGATTGCGCACTTCCTCGGCCACCACCGCGAAGCCTTTGCCGTGTTCGCCGGCGCGGGCCGCTTCCACGGCGGCGTTGAGCGCCAGCAGGTTGGTCTGGAAGGCGATCTCCTCGATGACCTTGATGATCTTGGATATTTCGCCCGACGATTTTTTGATGGATGCCATGGACGACTCCATCTCCTTCATGGCGGCCGCCCCTTCCATGACAGTTTGTTCGGAATTTTTCATGGCGCTTGCCGCCTGCGTGGCGTTTTGGCTGTTGGAGGTGCTTGTTTCGGATATATGCTGCAACGAAGCGGCGGTCTCTTCCAGAGATGATGCCTGCTGGGTGGCGCCGCTGGCCAGCGCCTGGCTGGCGTTGGAAATTTCGGCGGAAGCGCTGGCGATCTGGCCGGAGCCTTCGATCAACCCATGAATAACCACATTGATGGGCTGGATCACCTTGCGCCGCACGAAGAACAGGACGAATAAAAACACCGCCACGGCAAAGGCGAGCAGGCCGGTGTTCAGAATCATGGTATTGCGGGCTTTCGCGCCGATCTCGGTGGCGGCTTCGGCCGCCAGTTCACCGATGGTGTTGGATATGGCGAGGCCGGTGTCTATCGCCTTGGTGGCGCGCGTTATCCATTCGCCGCCGTTTACCGGGTATGGCTTGCTCTCGGCGTTGGCGGTGTACACCTGTTCACGCAGTTGCTGGTAGGAGCCTAAAAATTCCTTTTCAAAAGCGTCGATGGTGGCCACAAGTTTGGGCGGTGTGGAGGAAAGCGTTTTCAGGGCCAGCACCTGCGCCGCGGCGTTATCCACGATGGAGCGCCACGCCTTCAGCGTTTCCACCTGCGCGGCGGGAATCGGCTCGCCGGCGGCTATGCGTGAGCCGAGGGCCGCCCGCTCGCGCCCCGCATATTCGCACAGCGTGGCGGCGTTGGCCCGCACCACCGAGTTGTAATACAGCACCTGCTCGCGTTGGTCGCGCGGCGAGAAGATGGTGTTGCGCAACGCAAATTCGGCGTCAATGTTTTTGGTGGCGGCCTTCACCCAGTCGGGTACCGCCATCCCCTTTGATTTCACGCGCGGACGGCCATCCCGCAAATCCTTTAAGGTGGACTGCCAGGCGGAAAGCTTGCTTGCCACGTCGGCATCCTTTTCCAATTTTAAAAGGAGTTCAATCTCTCTATTGGCCTCATCGGCATCGGCGTCCCCCTTGCTCCCCAACTCGGCGTATCTGGTTAACAACGCGTCGGCGGGTTTGTCGCTCCCCAAAATGGTCGCGCCCACCCCGCGCTCTATCGCCTGCCAGCCGGCGGCGGCGTTCAGGTGTCCCGCGGCGCGTTGCATGATGTCATAACGCTTCGCCATCCCGCGTTCGCCGCGGGCCTGGTCGATGAGGAACAGGGCGAGGACGAGCGAAACGAAGAGCATGAGCGTGAGCATCGCGGTCATCTTTGCCTGGAGGCTTTTCATAAACCCGGTCTCCTCAGTCTAAGGGTATAACAATCGGTTAAAATGCAACGTGCCGTGTCAGGTTGCCGCGAACGAAGTTTTCGGCGCACTCCCCACGTACGGCTTCTCCCCGAACAATAATAACGTGTTTTTGCGGCGGATGCCAATACCGGATTTAATTAACAGGGAGCGGATAAGGTATAATTCCCCGGATGGATATGAAACGCGGAACCGTTACCGCCAGCGGCGGCTTCTCGCTGGTTGAGCTGCTGATCGTGATGGTGATCCTCGGCCTTTTGGCCGGACTGGTGGGTCCCCGCCTGTTCAAGCATGCCGACACCGCCAAACAAAAAGACGCGGCGGTGCAGATCGGCATGTTTGAGGAGGCGCTCGATCTCTACCGGCTGGAACACCACAAATATCCCTCCACCGAAGAGGGGCTGGCCGCCATCAAGCCGTACCTGAAAAAAGACCTCCCCGCCGATCCGTGGGGGAACAGCTATCATTACAAAGCCCCCGGTGATAACGGCCGCGAGTACGACATCGTCAGCAACGGCGCCGACAACGCGCCGGGGGGCGAAGGGATCAACGAAGACATCGTCAGTTGGAAATCGCTCGGCAAATCCGGCGGGTAACCGCCCTTTCCCCGTCATCCCCGCGAAGGCGGGGATCCAGAAATAGTATCGAAGCTTCCCTCATCGGCCCGTTGGGCCGACTTGTTGCCGCTTCGCGCCAATGTACAGACTAAAGTCCGTACCTACCTAAAGAAATTCTTTTCCCGTCAGGCGAGCTACAATCCCCGTTCGAGCGCGCGGTACTGGATGGCCTCCGCCATATGCTCCGGTTAACCCCGTATCCCCGCTGAATCACCTTGGTTGATGAACAGTCACCAACCGTCTACAGGTGTTCCATCCCCCATTTTTTCAGCGCAACGATAACCTGCTTTAAATGCATTCCCTTTTCGGTCAATTTATATTCAACGCGGGGGGGGATCTCCGGAAATATCTTTTTTGAAACGATCTTGTGCTTTTCCAGATGCCGCAGCCGGTCAGTGAGCGTTTTGGGATTTATATGATTAAGGGAGCGGCGCAGGACTCCGAAACGCTTGGGGCCGCCCATAAGATCCCTTAGAACCAGCATGGTCCATTTTCCATCCAGAATTTCCAGGGATCGGCGCACCGGGCAATCGGAAGCGCACGCGGCATCATATTTATTTTGCCGTGATTTTTCCTTTAAAATCGCCATCTAATACCTTTCATGACCATTAGTTACCTTTTCGCCACTACTTTACATTCTATATCAGGACGTTATAAATGGGTCAATTAACTTAAAAGAAGGAACGGATTATGTTGAAATTTTTCAAGGTCGTCTTGATGCTTGCCCTTTTGCTTTTCCCGGCGATTCCGCCGAATGCCGCCGTGGCGTCCGGGATTTCGATAGAGACCGATCCCGTGACATTTCCGCTAAGCGGATATGCCCTTCATGCTTTCTATCGGCCTGAAGGTATCAGTAGGTTATCCATTGGGGCCGGAACCTATTCGTTGAAGTTGCCGGATATTTTTATCGGCATGAACAGTAACAATAGTGAC
This is a stretch of genomic DNA from Nitrospinota bacterium. It encodes these proteins:
- a CDS encoding methyl-accepting chemotaxis protein, whose translation is MKSLQAKMTAMLTLMLFVSLVLALFLIDQARGERGMAKRYDIMQRAAGHLNAAAGWQAIERGVGATILGSDKPADALLTRYAELGSKGDADADEANREIELLLKLEKDADVASKLSAWQSTLKDLRDGRPRVKSKGMAVPDWVKAATKNIDAEFALRNTIFSPRDQREQVLYYNSVVRANAATLCEYAGRERAALGSRIAAGEPIPAAQVETLKAWRSIVDNAAAQVLALKTLSSTPPKLVATIDAFEKEFLGSYQQLREQVYTANAESKPYPVNGGEWITRATKAIDTGLAISNTIGELAAEAATEIGAKARNTMILNTGLLAFAVAVFLFVLFFVRRKVIQPINVVIHGLIEGSGQIASASAEISNASQALASGATQQASSLEETAASLQHISETSTSNSQNATQAASAMKNSEQTVMEGAAAMKEMESSMASIKKSSGEISKIIKVIEEIAFQTNLLALNAAVEAARAGEHGKGFAVVAEEVRNLAQRSATAAKDTAALIENAVRQAGNGEGIVKKLAENFEKISESTKKVGSGVAQIAIASTEQSNGVQQVNQAVSQMDKVTQQNAATAEESAAAAEELNAQAETLYDHVNDLTRLITGEDLKREGH
- the gspG gene encoding type II secretion system major pseudopilin GspG, with product MDMKRGTVTASGGFSLVELLIVMVILGLLAGLVGPRLFKHADTAKQKDAAVQIGMFEEALDLYRLEHHKYPSTEEGLAAIKPYLKKDLPADPWGNSYHYKAPGDNGREYDIVSNGADNAPGGEGINEDIVSWKSLGKSGG
- a CDS encoding helix-turn-helix transcriptional regulator, giving the protein MAILKEKSRQNKYDAACASDCPVRRSLEILDGKWTMLVLRDLMGGPKRFGVLRRSLNHINPKTLTDRLRHLEKHKIVSKKIFPEIPPRVEYKLTEKGMHLKQVIVALKKWGMEHL